In Eschrichtius robustus isolate mEscRob2 chromosome 2, mEscRob2.pri, whole genome shotgun sequence, a single window of DNA contains:
- the ANKRD34B gene encoding ankyrin repeat domain-containing protein 34B: MDEGIEISSDGNSLIKAVHQSRLRLTRLLLEGGAYINESNDRGETPLMIACKTKHVDHQSVNKAKMVKYLLENNADPNIQDKSGKTALMHACLEKAGPEVVSLLLESGADLSLQDHSSYSALVYAINSEDRETLKVLLSACKAKGKEVIIITTAKSPSGRHTTKQYLNMPPVDVDERYSPATCATPSEIDLKTASLPLSHSSETEMTLFAFKDLEPAGSSDDMGDPSSPLRKPRVAPNGPKLPQTPHWIKSPPSLMHQNRVASLQEELQDITPEEELSYKTNGLALSKRFITRHQSIDIKDTAHLLRAFDQASSRKMSYEEINYQSFFSEGNEQCIDIPVDRDPDSNQTIFTSTLRSIVQKRNSGANHYSSDSQLSAGLIPATLDDGKTLIGKKKILSPSSSLLSGSKELLENIPPGPPSRRNHALLERRGSGAFPLDHSTTQTRPGFLPPLNVNPHPPISDINVTNKISSLLSCGQKMLMPTVPIFPKEFKSKKMLLRRQSLQTEQIKQLVNF; the protein is encoded by the coding sequence ATGGATGAAGGTATAGAAATTTCCAGTGATGGAAATTCCCTGATCAAAGCGGTCCATCAGAGCCGGCTTCGCCTTACAAGACTCTTGCTGGAAGGTGGCGCCTACATTAATGAGAGCAATGACAGAGGGGAAACACCTTTAATGATTGCTTGTAAGACCAAACATGTTGATCACCAGAGTGTCAATAAAGCCAAAATGGTTAAATACCTATTAGAAAACAATGCTGATCCCAACATACAGGACAAATCTGGGAAAACTGCTTTGATGCATGCTTGCTTAGAAAAAGCTGGTCCTGAAGTTGTTTCTTTGCTCCTAGAGAGTGGGGCTGACCTCAGCTTGCAAGACCACTCTAGTTACTCGGCCCTTGTTTATGCTATAAATTCAGAAGACAGAGAGACCCTGAAAGTCCTACTTAGTGCTTGCAAGGCAAAAGGGAAAGAGGTCATTATCATAACGACAGCAAAATCGCCCTCTGGCAGGCACACTACCAAACAGTACTTAAATATGCCTCCTGTGGATGTGGATGAGCGTTATTCCCCAGCCACCTGTGCCACTCCTTCAGAAATAGACTTAAAAACAGCCTCATTGCCACTATCACATTCTTCTGAAACTGAAATGACACTTTTTGCCTTTAAAGATCTGGAACCCGCAGGAAGCAGTGATGATATGGGGGACCCAAGCTCCCCTTTGAGGAAGCCTCGTGTGGCCCCTAACGGGCCCAAACTACCTCAGACTCCACACTGGATCAAGAGTCCCCCCTCATTAATGCACCAGAACAGAGTGGCCTCATTACAAGAGGAGCTCCAGGATATTACTCCAGAGGAAGAATTATCCTACAAAACCAATGGGCTGGCACTTTCCAAGCGATTCATCACTAGGCACCAAAGTATTGATATAAAAGACACTGCACATTTGTTAAGAGCCTTTGATCAGGCCAGCTCAAGAAAGATGTCATATGAGGAAATAAATTATCAATCATTTTTTTCAGAAGGAAATGAGCAATGCATTGACATCCCAGTTGACCGGGACCCAGACTCTAACCAGACAATATTTACTTCCACCTTAAGAAGTATAGTTCAAAAAAGAAACTCAGGAGCAAATCACTATAGCTCTGATTCCCAGCTCTCAGCTGGTCTTATCCCTGCAACTTTGGATGATGGCAAAACActtataggaaagaaaaagatcctCTCACCATCTTCTTCTTTGTTGTCAGGATCCAAAGAATTGTTGGAGAATATCCCACCAGGTCCCCCGAGCAGGAGAAATCATGCCCTTTTAGAAAGGCGCGGTTCAGGAGCTTTCCCTTTAGATCACAGCACTACACAAACCAGACCAGGATTTCTGCCACCCTTAAATGTGAATCCTCACCCTCCCATCTCAGATATCAATGTCACCAACAAGATTTCCAGCCTTCTTTCTTGTGGTCAAAAAATGCTTATGCCAACAGTTCCTATTTTCCCCAAAgaattcaaaagcaaaaaaatgttGTTAAGGAGACAATCACTGCAAACAGAACAAATTAAGCaattagttaatttttaa